From Mya arenaria isolate MELC-2E11 chromosome 12, ASM2691426v1, the proteins below share one genomic window:
- the LOC128211964 gene encoding uncharacterized protein LOC128211964 isoform X7 — protein sequence MYSTSIFLVFVITEYLIISSIIGISVAIGQDGNYSDGYVGESTSTLGPALSGIPVAIEQDGNYSDDHVEDSNSTLDPALSVANGQDGNYSDGHTGDSSSTLDPALSGTFVANGQDGNYSDGHTGDSSSTLDPALSVANGQDGNYSDGHTGDSSSTLDPALSGTFVATGQDGNYSDGHTGDSSSTLDPALSDTTTPNKTSTYSMIWYIGGGIGGVIVLIVGIVCVVFFVRSQNRANDCSRCKDDSRGLRKHQFKKSVSVTEGQVKEDQENSANTSPKNLNEPCGVELESFLPVSEVQPKEDQENSANDGSKPLNDISGGEKHEPESFLPVSEVKPKEDQENSPNDGSNTLNDICGGETHELESVLPVAEVQSKEDQKNSANDDSMNLNDICDMQLHLFESFLPKGEVQAKEGQKDRANDSSTLMDICSIEIPEGEYPLPEAEVQTQEFQATSANDVPKLESFPSVAEDQTKVGQDNSANDSPRRLNECVVETHLIE from the exons ATGTATTCTACAAGCATATTTCTGGTTTTCGTAATTACGGAATATCTGATTATTTCTTCAATTATTG GAATATCAGTCGCCATTGGACAAGATGGAAACTATAGTGATGGTTATGTTGGAGAGTCTACATCAACTTTAGGTCCAGCGTTATCAG GAATACCAGTCGCCATTGAACAGGATGGAAACTACAGTGATGATCATGTTGAAGATTCTAACTCAACTTTAGATCCAGCGTTATCAG TCGCCAATGGACAAGATGGAAACTACAGTGATGGTCATACTGGAGATTCTTCATCAACTTTAGATCCAGCGTTATCAGGTACATTCG TCGCCAATGGACAAGATGGAAACTACAGTGATGGTCATACTGGAGATTCTTCATCAACTTTAGATCCAGCGTTATCAG TCGCCAATGGACAAGATGGAAACTACAGTGATGGTCATACTGGAGATTCTTCATCAACTTTAGATCCAGCGTTATCAGGTACATTCG TCGCTACTGGACAAGATGGAAACTACAGTGATGGTCATACTGGAGATTCTTCATCAACTTTAGATCCAGCGTTATCAG ATACTACGACACCAAACAAGACAAGCACTTACTCCATGATCTGGTATATTGGCGGCGGTATTGGAGGCGTTATCGTGCTCATCGTCGGAATCGTCTGTGTTGTCTTCTTTGT ACGGAGCCAGAATCGAGCTAATGATTGTTCTCGGTGCAAGGATGACAGTCGTGGACTTCGGAAGCACCAGTTCAAAAAATCTGTATCTGTAACGGAAGGTCAAGTGAAGGAAGATCAAGAAAACAGTGCTAATACTAGCCCCAAGAACCTGAACGAACCCTGCGGTGTTGAGCTCGAATCCTTTCTACCTGTATCAGAAGTTCAACCAAAGGAAGATCAAGAAAACAGTGCTAATGATGGCTCCAAACCCCTAAACGACATAAGCGGCGGTGAGAAACACGAGCCCGAATCCTTTCTACCTGTATCAGAAGTTAAACCAAAGGAAGATCAAGAAAACAGTCCTAATGATGGCTCCAATACCCTGAACGACATATGCGGCGGTGAGACACACGAGCTCGAATCAGTTCTACCTGTAGCGGAAGTTCAGTCTAAGGAAGACCAGAAAAACAGTGCTAATGATGACTCCATGAACCTGAACGACATTTGCGATATGCAGCTACACCTTTTCGAATCATTTTTACCAAAAGGGGAAGTTCAGGCAAAGGAAGGCCAGAAAGACAGAGCTAATGATAGCTCAACCCTGATGGACATTTGCAGTATTGAGATACCAGAGGGGGAGTACCCTCTACCCGAAGCCGAAGTTCAGACACAGGAATTCCAAGCCACAAGTGCTAATGATGTCCCCAAGCTCGAATCCTTTCCATCTGTAGCGGAAGATCAGACAAAGGTAGGACAAGACAATAGTGCCAATGATAGCCCCAGGAGGCTGAATGAATGCGTCGTTGAGACACACCTGATCGAATGA
- the LOC128211964 gene encoding uncharacterized protein LOC128211964 isoform X5 translates to MYSTSIFLVFVITEYLIISSIIGISVAIGQDGNYSDGYVGESTSTLGPALSGIPVAIEQDGNYSDDHVEDSNSTLDPALSVANGQDGNYSDGHTGDSSSTLDPALSGTFVANGQDGNYSDGHTGDSSSTLDPALSVANGQDGNYSDGHTGDSSSTLDPALSVATGQDGNYSDGHTGDSSSTLDPALSGTFVANGQDGNYSDGHTGDSSSTLDPALSGTFDTTTPNKTSTYSMIWYIGGGIGGVIVLIVGIVCVVFFVRSQNRANDCSRCKDDSRGLRKHQFKKSVSVTEGQVKEDQENSANTSPKNLNEPCGVELESFLPVSEVQPKEDQENSANDGSKPLNDISGGEKHEPESFLPVSEVKPKEDQENSPNDGSNTLNDICGGETHELESVLPVAEVQSKEDQKNSANDDSMNLNDICDMQLHLFESFLPKGEVQAKEGQKDRANDSSTLMDICSIEIPEGEYPLPEAEVQTQEFQATSANDVPKLESFPSVAEDQTKVGQDNSANDSPRRLNECVVETHLIE, encoded by the exons ATGTATTCTACAAGCATATTTCTGGTTTTCGTAATTACGGAATATCTGATTATTTCTTCAATTATTG GAATATCAGTCGCCATTGGACAAGATGGAAACTATAGTGATGGTTATGTTGGAGAGTCTACATCAACTTTAGGTCCAGCGTTATCAG GAATACCAGTCGCCATTGAACAGGATGGAAACTACAGTGATGATCATGTTGAAGATTCTAACTCAACTTTAGATCCAGCGTTATCAG TCGCCAATGGACAAGATGGAAACTACAGTGATGGTCATACTGGAGATTCTTCATCAACTTTAGATCCAGCGTTATCAGGTACATTCG TCGCCAATGGACAAGATGGAAACTACAGTGATGGTCATACTGGAGATTCTTCATCAACTTTAGATCCAGCGTTATCAG TCGCCAATGGACAAGATGGAAACTACAGTGATGGTCATACTGGAGATTCTTCATCAACTTTAGATCCAGCGTTATCAG TCGCTACTGGACAAGATGGAAACTACAGTGATGGTCATACTGGAGATTCTTCATCAACTTTAGATCCAGCGTTATCAGGTACATTCG TCGCCAATGGACAAGATGGAAACTACAGTGATGGTCATACTGGAGATTCTTCATCAACTTTAGATCCAGCGTTATCAGGTACATTCG ATACTACGACACCAAACAAGACAAGCACTTACTCCATGATCTGGTATATTGGCGGCGGTATTGGAGGCGTTATCGTGCTCATCGTCGGAATCGTCTGTGTTGTCTTCTTTGT ACGGAGCCAGAATCGAGCTAATGATTGTTCTCGGTGCAAGGATGACAGTCGTGGACTTCGGAAGCACCAGTTCAAAAAATCTGTATCTGTAACGGAAGGTCAAGTGAAGGAAGATCAAGAAAACAGTGCTAATACTAGCCCCAAGAACCTGAACGAACCCTGCGGTGTTGAGCTCGAATCCTTTCTACCTGTATCAGAAGTTCAACCAAAGGAAGATCAAGAAAACAGTGCTAATGATGGCTCCAAACCCCTAAACGACATAAGCGGCGGTGAGAAACACGAGCCCGAATCCTTTCTACCTGTATCAGAAGTTAAACCAAAGGAAGATCAAGAAAACAGTCCTAATGATGGCTCCAATACCCTGAACGACATATGCGGCGGTGAGACACACGAGCTCGAATCAGTTCTACCTGTAGCGGAAGTTCAGTCTAAGGAAGACCAGAAAAACAGTGCTAATGATGACTCCATGAACCTGAACGACATTTGCGATATGCAGCTACACCTTTTCGAATCATTTTTACCAAAAGGGGAAGTTCAGGCAAAGGAAGGCCAGAAAGACAGAGCTAATGATAGCTCAACCCTGATGGACATTTGCAGTATTGAGATACCAGAGGGGGAGTACCCTCTACCCGAAGCCGAAGTTCAGACACAGGAATTCCAAGCCACAAGTGCTAATGATGTCCCCAAGCTCGAATCCTTTCCATCTGTAGCGGAAGATCAGACAAAGGTAGGACAAGACAATAGTGCCAATGATAGCCCCAGGAGGCTGAATGAATGCGTCGTTGAGACACACCTGATCGAATGA
- the LOC128211964 gene encoding uncharacterized protein LOC128211964 isoform X4, whose translation MYSTSIFLVFVITEYLIISSIIGISVAIGQDGNYSDGYVGESTSTLGPALSGIPVAIEQDGNYSDDHVEDSNSTLDPALSVANGQDGNYSDGHTGDSSSTLDPALSGTFVANGQDGNYSDGHTGDSSSTLDPALSVANGQDGNYSDGHTGDSSSTLDPALSGTFVATGQDGNYSDGHTGDSSSTLDPALSVANGQDGNYSDGHTGDSSSTLDPALSGTFDTTTPNKTSTYSMIWYIGGGIGGVIVLIVGIVCVVFFVRSQNRANDCSRCKDDSRGLRKHQFKKSVSVTEGQVKEDQENSANTSPKNLNEPCGVELESFLPVSEVQPKEDQENSANDGSKPLNDISGGEKHEPESFLPVSEVKPKEDQENSPNDGSNTLNDICGGETHELESVLPVAEVQSKEDQKNSANDDSMNLNDICDMQLHLFESFLPKGEVQAKEGQKDRANDSSTLMDICSIEIPEGEYPLPEAEVQTQEFQATSANDVPKLESFPSVAEDQTKVGQDNSANDSPRRLNECVVETHLIE comes from the exons ATGTATTCTACAAGCATATTTCTGGTTTTCGTAATTACGGAATATCTGATTATTTCTTCAATTATTG GAATATCAGTCGCCATTGGACAAGATGGAAACTATAGTGATGGTTATGTTGGAGAGTCTACATCAACTTTAGGTCCAGCGTTATCAG GAATACCAGTCGCCATTGAACAGGATGGAAACTACAGTGATGATCATGTTGAAGATTCTAACTCAACTTTAGATCCAGCGTTATCAG TCGCCAATGGACAAGATGGAAACTACAGTGATGGTCATACTGGAGATTCTTCATCAACTTTAGATCCAGCGTTATCAGGTACATTCG TCGCCAATGGACAAGATGGAAACTACAGTGATGGTCATACTGGAGATTCTTCATCAACTTTAGATCCAGCGTTATCAG TCGCCAATGGACAAGATGGAAACTACAGTGATGGTCATACTGGAGATTCTTCATCAACTTTAGATCCAGCGTTATCAGGTACATTCG TCGCTACTGGACAAGATGGAAACTACAGTGATGGTCATACTGGAGATTCTTCATCAACTTTAGATCCAGCGTTATCAG TCGCCAATGGACAAGATGGAAACTACAGTGATGGTCATACTGGAGATTCTTCATCAACTTTAGATCCAGCGTTATCAGGTACATTCG ATACTACGACACCAAACAAGACAAGCACTTACTCCATGATCTGGTATATTGGCGGCGGTATTGGAGGCGTTATCGTGCTCATCGTCGGAATCGTCTGTGTTGTCTTCTTTGT ACGGAGCCAGAATCGAGCTAATGATTGTTCTCGGTGCAAGGATGACAGTCGTGGACTTCGGAAGCACCAGTTCAAAAAATCTGTATCTGTAACGGAAGGTCAAGTGAAGGAAGATCAAGAAAACAGTGCTAATACTAGCCCCAAGAACCTGAACGAACCCTGCGGTGTTGAGCTCGAATCCTTTCTACCTGTATCAGAAGTTCAACCAAAGGAAGATCAAGAAAACAGTGCTAATGATGGCTCCAAACCCCTAAACGACATAAGCGGCGGTGAGAAACACGAGCCCGAATCCTTTCTACCTGTATCAGAAGTTAAACCAAAGGAAGATCAAGAAAACAGTCCTAATGATGGCTCCAATACCCTGAACGACATATGCGGCGGTGAGACACACGAGCTCGAATCAGTTCTACCTGTAGCGGAAGTTCAGTCTAAGGAAGACCAGAAAAACAGTGCTAATGATGACTCCATGAACCTGAACGACATTTGCGATATGCAGCTACACCTTTTCGAATCATTTTTACCAAAAGGGGAAGTTCAGGCAAAGGAAGGCCAGAAAGACAGAGCTAATGATAGCTCAACCCTGATGGACATTTGCAGTATTGAGATACCAGAGGGGGAGTACCCTCTACCCGAAGCCGAAGTTCAGACACAGGAATTCCAAGCCACAAGTGCTAATGATGTCCCCAAGCTCGAATCCTTTCCATCTGTAGCGGAAGATCAGACAAAGGTAGGACAAGACAATAGTGCCAATGATAGCCCCAGGAGGCTGAATGAATGCGTCGTTGAGACACACCTGATCGAATGA
- the LOC128211964 gene encoding uncharacterized protein LOC128211964 isoform X2 yields the protein MYSTSIFLVFVITEYLIISSIIGISVAIGQDGNYSDGYVGESTSTLGPALSGIPVAIEQDGNYSDDHVEDSNSTLDPALSVANGQDGNYSDGHTGDSSSTLDPALSGTFVANGQDGNYSDGHTGDSSSTLDPALSVANGQDGNYSDGHTGDSSSTLDPALSGTFVATGQDGNYSDGHTGDSSSTLDPALSGTFVANGQDGNYSDGHTGDSSSTLDPALSDTTTPNKTSTYSMIWYIGGGIGGVIVLIVGIVCVVFFVRSQNRANDCSRCKDDSRGLRKHQFKKSVSVTEGQVKEDQENSANTSPKNLNEPCGVELESFLPVSEVQPKEDQENSANDGSKPLNDISGGEKHEPESFLPVSEVKPKEDQENSPNDGSNTLNDICGGETHELESVLPVAEVQSKEDQKNSANDDSMNLNDICDMQLHLFESFLPKGEVQAKEGQKDRANDSSTLMDICSIEIPEGEYPLPEAEVQTQEFQATSANDVPKLESFPSVAEDQTKVGQDNSANDSPRRLNECVVETHLIE from the exons ATGTATTCTACAAGCATATTTCTGGTTTTCGTAATTACGGAATATCTGATTATTTCTTCAATTATTG GAATATCAGTCGCCATTGGACAAGATGGAAACTATAGTGATGGTTATGTTGGAGAGTCTACATCAACTTTAGGTCCAGCGTTATCAG GAATACCAGTCGCCATTGAACAGGATGGAAACTACAGTGATGATCATGTTGAAGATTCTAACTCAACTTTAGATCCAGCGTTATCAG TCGCCAATGGACAAGATGGAAACTACAGTGATGGTCATACTGGAGATTCTTCATCAACTTTAGATCCAGCGTTATCAGGTACATTCG TCGCCAATGGACAAGATGGAAACTACAGTGATGGTCATACTGGAGATTCTTCATCAACTTTAGATCCAGCGTTATCAG TCGCCAATGGACAAGATGGAAACTACAGTGATGGTCATACTGGAGATTCTTCATCAACTTTAGATCCAGCGTTATCAGGTACATTCG TCGCTACTGGACAAGATGGAAACTACAGTGATGGTCATACTGGAGATTCTTCATCAACTTTAGATCCAGCGTTATCAGGTACATTCG TCGCCAATGGACAAGATGGAAACTACAGTGATGGTCATACTGGAGATTCTTCATCAACTTTAGATCCAGCGTTATCAG ATACTACGACACCAAACAAGACAAGCACTTACTCCATGATCTGGTATATTGGCGGCGGTATTGGAGGCGTTATCGTGCTCATCGTCGGAATCGTCTGTGTTGTCTTCTTTGT ACGGAGCCAGAATCGAGCTAATGATTGTTCTCGGTGCAAGGATGACAGTCGTGGACTTCGGAAGCACCAGTTCAAAAAATCTGTATCTGTAACGGAAGGTCAAGTGAAGGAAGATCAAGAAAACAGTGCTAATACTAGCCCCAAGAACCTGAACGAACCCTGCGGTGTTGAGCTCGAATCCTTTCTACCTGTATCAGAAGTTCAACCAAAGGAAGATCAAGAAAACAGTGCTAATGATGGCTCCAAACCCCTAAACGACATAAGCGGCGGTGAGAAACACGAGCCCGAATCCTTTCTACCTGTATCAGAAGTTAAACCAAAGGAAGATCAAGAAAACAGTCCTAATGATGGCTCCAATACCCTGAACGACATATGCGGCGGTGAGACACACGAGCTCGAATCAGTTCTACCTGTAGCGGAAGTTCAGTCTAAGGAAGACCAGAAAAACAGTGCTAATGATGACTCCATGAACCTGAACGACATTTGCGATATGCAGCTACACCTTTTCGAATCATTTTTACCAAAAGGGGAAGTTCAGGCAAAGGAAGGCCAGAAAGACAGAGCTAATGATAGCTCAACCCTGATGGACATTTGCAGTATTGAGATACCAGAGGGGGAGTACCCTCTACCCGAAGCCGAAGTTCAGACACAGGAATTCCAAGCCACAAGTGCTAATGATGTCCCCAAGCTCGAATCCTTTCCATCTGTAGCGGAAGATCAGACAAAGGTAGGACAAGACAATAGTGCCAATGATAGCCCCAGGAGGCTGAATGAATGCGTCGTTGAGACACACCTGATCGAATGA
- the LOC128211964 gene encoding uncharacterized protein LOC128211964 isoform X1 → MYSTSIFLVFVITEYLIISSIIGISVAIGQDGNYSDGYVGESTSTLGPALSGIPVAIEQDGNYSDDHVEDSNSTLDPALSVANGQDGNYSDGHTGDSSSTLDPALSGTFVANGQDGNYSDGHTGDSSSTLDPALSVANGQDGNYSDGHTGDSSSTLDPALSGTFVATGQDGNYSDGHTGDSSSTLDPALSGTFVANGQDGNYSDGHTGDSSSTLDPALSGTFDTTTPNKTSTYSMIWYIGGGIGGVIVLIVGIVCVVFFVRSQNRANDCSRCKDDSRGLRKHQFKKSVSVTEGQVKEDQENSANTSPKNLNEPCGVELESFLPVSEVQPKEDQENSANDGSKPLNDISGGEKHEPESFLPVSEVKPKEDQENSPNDGSNTLNDICGGETHELESVLPVAEVQSKEDQKNSANDDSMNLNDICDMQLHLFESFLPKGEVQAKEGQKDRANDSSTLMDICSIEIPEGEYPLPEAEVQTQEFQATSANDVPKLESFPSVAEDQTKVGQDNSANDSPRRLNECVVETHLIE, encoded by the exons ATGTATTCTACAAGCATATTTCTGGTTTTCGTAATTACGGAATATCTGATTATTTCTTCAATTATTG GAATATCAGTCGCCATTGGACAAGATGGAAACTATAGTGATGGTTATGTTGGAGAGTCTACATCAACTTTAGGTCCAGCGTTATCAG GAATACCAGTCGCCATTGAACAGGATGGAAACTACAGTGATGATCATGTTGAAGATTCTAACTCAACTTTAGATCCAGCGTTATCAG TCGCCAATGGACAAGATGGAAACTACAGTGATGGTCATACTGGAGATTCTTCATCAACTTTAGATCCAGCGTTATCAGGTACATTCG TCGCCAATGGACAAGATGGAAACTACAGTGATGGTCATACTGGAGATTCTTCATCAACTTTAGATCCAGCGTTATCAG TCGCCAATGGACAAGATGGAAACTACAGTGATGGTCATACTGGAGATTCTTCATCAACTTTAGATCCAGCGTTATCAGGTACATTCG TCGCTACTGGACAAGATGGAAACTACAGTGATGGTCATACTGGAGATTCTTCATCAACTTTAGATCCAGCGTTATCAGGTACATTCG TCGCCAATGGACAAGATGGAAACTACAGTGATGGTCATACTGGAGATTCTTCATCAACTTTAGATCCAGCGTTATCAGGTACATTCG ATACTACGACACCAAACAAGACAAGCACTTACTCCATGATCTGGTATATTGGCGGCGGTATTGGAGGCGTTATCGTGCTCATCGTCGGAATCGTCTGTGTTGTCTTCTTTGT ACGGAGCCAGAATCGAGCTAATGATTGTTCTCGGTGCAAGGATGACAGTCGTGGACTTCGGAAGCACCAGTTCAAAAAATCTGTATCTGTAACGGAAGGTCAAGTGAAGGAAGATCAAGAAAACAGTGCTAATACTAGCCCCAAGAACCTGAACGAACCCTGCGGTGTTGAGCTCGAATCCTTTCTACCTGTATCAGAAGTTCAACCAAAGGAAGATCAAGAAAACAGTGCTAATGATGGCTCCAAACCCCTAAACGACATAAGCGGCGGTGAGAAACACGAGCCCGAATCCTTTCTACCTGTATCAGAAGTTAAACCAAAGGAAGATCAAGAAAACAGTCCTAATGATGGCTCCAATACCCTGAACGACATATGCGGCGGTGAGACACACGAGCTCGAATCAGTTCTACCTGTAGCGGAAGTTCAGTCTAAGGAAGACCAGAAAAACAGTGCTAATGATGACTCCATGAACCTGAACGACATTTGCGATATGCAGCTACACCTTTTCGAATCATTTTTACCAAAAGGGGAAGTTCAGGCAAAGGAAGGCCAGAAAGACAGAGCTAATGATAGCTCAACCCTGATGGACATTTGCAGTATTGAGATACCAGAGGGGGAGTACCCTCTACCCGAAGCCGAAGTTCAGACACAGGAATTCCAAGCCACAAGTGCTAATGATGTCCCCAAGCTCGAATCCTTTCCATCTGTAGCGGAAGATCAGACAAAGGTAGGACAAGACAATAGTGCCAATGATAGCCCCAGGAGGCTGAATGAATGCGTCGTTGAGACACACCTGATCGAATGA
- the LOC128211964 gene encoding uncharacterized protein LOC128211964 isoform X11 encodes MYSTSIFLVFVITEYLIISSIIGISVAIGQDGNYSDGYVGESTSTLGPALSGIPVAIEQDGNYSDDHVEDSNSTLDPALSVATGQDGNYSDGHTGDSSSTLDPALSGTFVANGQDGNYSDGHTGDSSSTLDPALSGTFDTTTPNKTSTYSMIWYIGGGIGGVIVLIVGIVCVVFFVRSQNRANDCSRCKDDSRGLRKHQFKKSVSVTEGQVKEDQENSANTSPKNLNEPCGVELESFLPVSEVQPKEDQENSANDGSKPLNDISGGEKHEPESFLPVSEVKPKEDQENSPNDGSNTLNDICGGETHELESVLPVAEVQSKEDQKNSANDDSMNLNDICDMQLHLFESFLPKGEVQAKEGQKDRANDSSTLMDICSIEIPEGEYPLPEAEVQTQEFQATSANDVPKLESFPSVAEDQTKVGQDNSANDSPRRLNECVVETHLIE; translated from the exons ATGTATTCTACAAGCATATTTCTGGTTTTCGTAATTACGGAATATCTGATTATTTCTTCAATTATTG GAATATCAGTCGCCATTGGACAAGATGGAAACTATAGTGATGGTTATGTTGGAGAGTCTACATCAACTTTAGGTCCAGCGTTATCAG GAATACCAGTCGCCATTGAACAGGATGGAAACTACAGTGATGATCATGTTGAAGATTCTAACTCAACTTTAGATCCAGCGTTATCAG TCGCTACTGGACAAGATGGAAACTACAGTGATGGTCATACTGGAGATTCTTCATCAACTTTAGATCCAGCGTTATCAGGTACATTCG TCGCCAATGGACAAGATGGAAACTACAGTGATGGTCATACTGGAGATTCTTCATCAACTTTAGATCCAGCGTTATCAGGTACATTCG ATACTACGACACCAAACAAGACAAGCACTTACTCCATGATCTGGTATATTGGCGGCGGTATTGGAGGCGTTATCGTGCTCATCGTCGGAATCGTCTGTGTTGTCTTCTTTGT ACGGAGCCAGAATCGAGCTAATGATTGTTCTCGGTGCAAGGATGACAGTCGTGGACTTCGGAAGCACCAGTTCAAAAAATCTGTATCTGTAACGGAAGGTCAAGTGAAGGAAGATCAAGAAAACAGTGCTAATACTAGCCCCAAGAACCTGAACGAACCCTGCGGTGTTGAGCTCGAATCCTTTCTACCTGTATCAGAAGTTCAACCAAAGGAAGATCAAGAAAACAGTGCTAATGATGGCTCCAAACCCCTAAACGACATAAGCGGCGGTGAGAAACACGAGCCCGAATCCTTTCTACCTGTATCAGAAGTTAAACCAAAGGAAGATCAAGAAAACAGTCCTAATGATGGCTCCAATACCCTGAACGACATATGCGGCGGTGAGACACACGAGCTCGAATCAGTTCTACCTGTAGCGGAAGTTCAGTCTAAGGAAGACCAGAAAAACAGTGCTAATGATGACTCCATGAACCTGAACGACATTTGCGATATGCAGCTACACCTTTTCGAATCATTTTTACCAAAAGGGGAAGTTCAGGCAAAGGAAGGCCAGAAAGACAGAGCTAATGATAGCTCAACCCTGATGGACATTTGCAGTATTGAGATACCAGAGGGGGAGTACCCTCTACCCGAAGCCGAAGTTCAGACACAGGAATTCCAAGCCACAAGTGCTAATGATGTCCCCAAGCTCGAATCCTTTCCATCTGTAGCGGAAGATCAGACAAAGGTAGGACAAGACAATAGTGCCAATGATAGCCCCAGGAGGCTGAATGAATGCGTCGTTGAGACACACCTGATCGAATGA
- the LOC128211964 gene encoding uncharacterized protein LOC128211964 isoform X14 → MYSTSIFLVFVITEYLIISSIIGISVAIGQDGNYSDGYVGESTSTLGPALSGIPVAIEQDGNYSDDHVEDSNSTLDPALSVANGQDGNYSDGHTGDSSSTLDPALSVANGQDGNYSDGHTGDSSSTLDPALSGTFDTTTPNKTSTYSMIWYIGGGIGGVIVLIVGIVCVVFFVRSQNRANDCSRCKDDSRGLRKHQFKKSVSVTEGQVKEDQENSANTSPKNLNEPCGVELESFLPVSEVQPKEDQENSANDGSKPLNDISGGEKHEPESFLPVSEVKPKEDQENSPNDGSNTLNDICGGETHELESVLPVAEVQSKEDQKNSANDDSMNLNDICDMQLHLFESFLPKGEVQAKEGQKDRANDSSTLMDICSIEIPEGEYPLPEAEVQTQEFQATSANDVPKLESFPSVAEDQTKVGQDNSANDSPRRLNECVVETHLIE, encoded by the exons ATGTATTCTACAAGCATATTTCTGGTTTTCGTAATTACGGAATATCTGATTATTTCTTCAATTATTG GAATATCAGTCGCCATTGGACAAGATGGAAACTATAGTGATGGTTATGTTGGAGAGTCTACATCAACTTTAGGTCCAGCGTTATCAG GAATACCAGTCGCCATTGAACAGGATGGAAACTACAGTGATGATCATGTTGAAGATTCTAACTCAACTTTAGATCCAGCGTTATCAG TCGCCAATGGACAAGATGGAAACTACAGTGATGGTCATACTGGAGATTCTTCATCAACTTTAGATCCAGCGTTATCAG TCGCCAATGGACAAGATGGAAACTACAGTGATGGTCATACTGGAGATTCTTCATCAACTTTAGATCCAGCGTTATCAGGTACATTCG ATACTACGACACCAAACAAGACAAGCACTTACTCCATGATCTGGTATATTGGCGGCGGTATTGGAGGCGTTATCGTGCTCATCGTCGGAATCGTCTGTGTTGTCTTCTTTGT ACGGAGCCAGAATCGAGCTAATGATTGTTCTCGGTGCAAGGATGACAGTCGTGGACTTCGGAAGCACCAGTTCAAAAAATCTGTATCTGTAACGGAAGGTCAAGTGAAGGAAGATCAAGAAAACAGTGCTAATACTAGCCCCAAGAACCTGAACGAACCCTGCGGTGTTGAGCTCGAATCCTTTCTACCTGTATCAGAAGTTCAACCAAAGGAAGATCAAGAAAACAGTGCTAATGATGGCTCCAAACCCCTAAACGACATAAGCGGCGGTGAGAAACACGAGCCCGAATCCTTTCTACCTGTATCAGAAGTTAAACCAAAGGAAGATCAAGAAAACAGTCCTAATGATGGCTCCAATACCCTGAACGACATATGCGGCGGTGAGACACACGAGCTCGAATCAGTTCTACCTGTAGCGGAAGTTCAGTCTAAGGAAGACCAGAAAAACAGTGCTAATGATGACTCCATGAACCTGAACGACATTTGCGATATGCAGCTACACCTTTTCGAATCATTTTTACCAAAAGGGGAAGTTCAGGCAAAGGAAGGCCAGAAAGACAGAGCTAATGATAGCTCAACCCTGATGGACATTTGCAGTATTGAGATACCAGAGGGGGAGTACCCTCTACCCGAAGCCGAAGTTCAGACACAGGAATTCCAAGCCACAAGTGCTAATGATGTCCCCAAGCTCGAATCCTTTCCATCTGTAGCGGAAGATCAGACAAAGGTAGGACAAGACAATAGTGCCAATGATAGCCCCAGGAGGCTGAATGAATGCGTCGTTGAGACACACCTGATCGAATGA